The following are encoded together in the Fibrobacter sp. UWB13 genome:
- a CDS encoding outer membrane beta-barrel protein, producing MKSNLFTGFLLSISLLPSLLFAQESEFVEDRSNTVVEFAESEQKTSESTEVVVKDNDVKKSDIDDSFKIRSLLLGARLGGMFALPLGMSMTDEVQKNHEEADATWLGAKAGVGAALCVYFYQKMALVTGLDYQMLYYKTTDQVPRNRVITVTGSEYYSDGWSGVKEPRRVSKTSSQDRSITYHQVSVPVSFRYHFLDDLWGQLGVGLGWNLKGKGVYESSITNATIEVQGYYQPNSQISIPQYGTTYRSQPPIEEPVKKEFIPSLLLSVGKSWTLGKWNLDAALSFSYALKKIDFDYGLSANTFTIGLDFYAWYSLTKEKK from the coding sequence ATGAAATCAAATCTGTTTACTGGTTTTCTGTTGTCTATTTCTTTGCTTCCCTCATTGCTTTTTGCCCAGGAAAGCGAATTCGTTGAAGATAGGAGTAATACTGTCGTTGAATTTGCTGAATCAGAGCAAAAAACGAGTGAATCAACGGAAGTTGTCGTTAAAGACAATGATGTTAAGAAGTCCGACATTGATGATTCCTTTAAAATAAGGAGTTTGCTTTTGGGAGCTCGTTTAGGGGGCATGTTTGCTTTACCTTTGGGAATGTCGATGACTGATGAAGTTCAAAAAAATCATGAGGAGGCTGATGCTACTTGGCTTGGTGCAAAAGCTGGTGTTGGTGCGGCCTTGTGCGTTTATTTTTATCAAAAAATGGCTTTGGTAACAGGTCTTGATTATCAGATGCTCTATTATAAGACTACGGATCAAGTTCCTCGAAATCGTGTAATTACGGTTACTGGATCAGAGTATTATAGTGATGGATGGAGTGGCGTAAAGGAACCGCGTCGTGTGAGTAAAACTTCTTCGCAAGACCGTTCAATTACATATCATCAAGTTTCTGTTCCCGTTTCTTTTAGATATCATTTCTTGGATGATTTATGGGGACAACTTGGTGTTGGTTTGGGTTGGAACTTAAAGGGAAAAGGTGTATATGAAAGCTCTATTACGAACGCAACTATTGAGGTTCAAGGGTACTATCAGCCGAATTCACAAATAAGCATACCTCAATATGGGACTACTTATAGGTCACAGCCGCCTATCGAAGAACCTGTAAAGAAAGAATTTATCCCAAGTTTATTGCTTTCTGTAGGTAAAAGCTGGACTTTGGGAAAATGGAATCTTGATGCTGCGTTGTCGTTCTCGTATGCATTAAAGAAAATTGATTTTGACTATGGATTGTCTGCGAACACCTTTACTATCGGACTTGACTTTTATGCCTGGTACTCTTTAACAAAGGAAAAGAAATGA
- the prfA gene encoding peptide chain release factor 1 — protein MKDKAKKLIEKYEELESELGNPDVLGDQARYNKIHKQYKGIEKAVLKAKEYLQMMDDLDEYKAALGDSDPEMVAMAKAEISEIEKKLPEVTDELQILMVPKDPWDYRNATLEIRGGTGGDESALFAGDLFRMYRGYCDKMGWKMTIQDLSEGTVGGYKEIRVFIEGDSVYGTLKFESGVHRVQRVPETETQGRVHTSAATVAILPEAEEVDVEIREADIHMDTYRSSGAGGQYINKTDSAVRLTHIPTGVVVSCQTERSQLQNRLHAMEMLRSKILDAVIAKKEKEEAANRKALVGTGDRSAKIRTYNYPQNRVTDHRIGLTVYNLDKVVTGDLDEIINGLQMANAQEKLGKFNA, from the coding sequence ATGAAAGATAAAGCTAAAAAACTCATTGAAAAGTACGAAGAACTGGAATCGGAACTCGGCAACCCGGATGTTCTCGGAGACCAGGCTCGTTACAACAAGATTCACAAGCAGTACAAGGGTATCGAAAAGGCTGTTTTGAAGGCCAAGGAATACCTGCAGATGATGGACGACCTTGACGAATACAAGGCCGCTCTCGGCGATTCCGACCCGGAAATGGTCGCGATGGCCAAGGCCGAAATTTCGGAGATCGAAAAGAAGCTCCCCGAAGTGACGGACGAACTCCAGATTTTGATGGTGCCGAAGGATCCGTGGGACTACCGTAACGCAACGCTTGAAATTCGCGGCGGTACGGGTGGCGACGAATCCGCACTTTTCGCAGGCGACCTGTTCCGCATGTATCGCGGTTACTGCGACAAGATGGGTTGGAAGATGACCATCCAGGACTTGAGCGAAGGCACGGTGGGTGGCTACAAGGAAATCCGCGTGTTCATCGAAGGCGACAGCGTCTATGGAACACTCAAGTTCGAAAGTGGCGTTCACCGCGTGCAGCGCGTGCCGGAAACAGAAACGCAGGGCCGCGTGCATACGTCTGCAGCTACAGTCGCAATCCTCCCTGAAGCAGAAGAAGTCGACGTGGAAATCCGCGAAGCGGACATCCACATGGATACCTACCGTTCTTCGGGCGCTGGCGGTCAGTACATCAACAAGACGGACTCCGCAGTGCGTTTGACTCATATCCCGACGGGTGTGGTGGTGAGCTGCCAGACCGAACGTAGCCAGTTGCAGAACAGACTCCACGCTATGGAAATGTTGCGTTCCAAGATTCTTGACGCCGTCATCGCGAAGAAGGAAAAGGAAGAAGCGGCAAACCGCAAGGCCCTCGTGGGTACTGGCGACCGTTCTGCCAAGATCCGTACTTACAACTATCCGCAGAACCGCGTGACGGACCACCGCATTGGTCTCACCGTTTACAACTTGGACAAGGTTGTCACAGGCGATCTCGATGAAATCATCAACGGTCTCCAGATGGCAAACGCCCAGGAAAAGCTCGGAAAGTTCAACGCTTAA
- a CDS encoding HemK/PrmC family methyltransferase — translation MPQPQMTVLEILNRTKVFFEKKGIPDARLDAEYIISYGLKMKNRMDLYLNFEKPLTPAELDVLRTMVARRATREPLQHIIGDTSFRGFIIKCDRRALIPRPETESLVDMATDCLKGVEKPFIVEIGTGTGAISIACAKEIAGAKVLATDVSEDALALARTNAEVNGLAGNSSEQSAATAADSTASASSANAVSTLTFAQGNLLNAVTPEAIAKTTGDASAKIDCLIANLPYIPDGEKDKLQPEVAKYDPALALFGGADGLDLVRKLLQQTENSLKPGASILLEIGSEQGEMLKAEASRYTWLEFTGIHKDFCNNIRFVSYKKI, via the coding sequence ATGCCACAGCCGCAGATGACAGTTCTTGAAATTTTGAACCGCACCAAGGTCTTCTTCGAAAAGAAGGGCATTCCTGATGCACGTCTCGATGCCGAGTACATCATCAGCTACGGTCTCAAGATGAAGAACCGCATGGACTTGTACCTGAACTTCGAAAAGCCGCTCACGCCAGCAGAGCTGGACGTGCTTCGCACGATGGTTGCACGCCGTGCAACGCGTGAGCCGCTGCAGCACATCATCGGCGACACAAGCTTCCGCGGTTTCATTATCAAGTGCGACCGCCGCGCGCTTATCCCGCGTCCGGAAACGGAATCACTCGTGGACATGGCAACCGACTGCCTCAAGGGCGTTGAAAAGCCGTTCATTGTCGAAATCGGCACTGGCACAGGCGCCATTTCAATCGCTTGTGCTAAAGAAATTGCAGGCGCCAAAGTCTTGGCAACAGACGTTTCCGAAGACGCTCTCGCCCTTGCACGTACAAATGCAGAAGTGAACGGACTCGCAGGCAATTCTAGCGAACAAAGCGCGGCAACCGCAGCAGACTCTACCGCTTCGGCAAGTTCCGCAAACGCAGTTAGCACATTGACCTTTGCACAGGGAAACCTGCTGAACGCCGTAACTCCAGAAGCCATCGCAAAAACCACCGGTGACGCCTCTGCAAAAATTGACTGCCTGATCGCAAACCTCCCCTACATTCCCGACGGCGAAAAAGACAAGCTCCAGCCAGAAGTTGCGAAATACGACCCCGCGCTCGCATTGTTTGGCGGTGCAGATGGCCTCGACCTTGTCCGCAAGCTTTTACAGCAGACCGAAAACAGCCTCAAGCCGGGCGCATCTATTTTACTCGAAATCGGTTCAGAACAAGGTGAAATGCTCAAAGCTGAAGCATCAAGATACACTTGGCTTGAATTTACAGGCATTCACAAAGATTTTTGCAACAACATTCGTTTCGTCAGCTATAAAAAAATATAA
- a CDS encoding septal ring lytic transglycosylase RlpA family protein — translation MHSRLFFAVLICVLVAFSGCSGATNRKGYTRVTKSSRVQKKAEIGYTFTGDASYYGKGFDGKKTASGEIFDRDKFTCAHRSLPFGTKLKVTRIKTGASVEVRVNDRGPYSKKRVLDLSEAAGKVLGLDKAGHAQVKAVVIE, via the coding sequence ATGCATTCTCGACTTTTCTTTGCTGTTCTTATTTGTGTTTTGGTCGCGTTTTCGGGCTGTTCGGGCGCGACGAACCGTAAGGGTTATACCCGCGTGACAAAATCATCGCGAGTACAGAAAAAAGCGGAAATCGGCTATACATTTACAGGCGATGCCAGTTATTATGGCAAGGGCTTTGATGGCAAAAAGACTGCAAGCGGTGAAATTTTTGACCGTGATAAATTTACCTGCGCCCACCGAAGTCTTCCGTTTGGAACGAAGCTCAAGGTAACCCGCATTAAGACGGGCGCCTCTGTTGAGGTTCGTGTGAATGACCGTGGGCCGTACTCCAAGAAACGCGTACTCGATTTGAGCGAAGCTGCCGGGAAGGTGCTTGGTCTTGATAAAGCGGGACATGCCCAGGTCAAAGCGGTTGTTATAGAATAA
- a CDS encoding tetratricopeptide repeat protein: protein MFRGRFLALFLLAALIEGCTCCAYLNHMFNAERLYDEATELRQARLDSVPDETMSYPSGEESQKYEKVIEKGSRVLERFPKNKTRTAEAVFLIAESYRHKSDWPKAITKYDEYERYFADNDSMRAVEYQRAYCLYRNQEFNISRFALEPVVANKNHPYYFQGLNLLSLLDEKSEAPEQAIAALEAVLADTSGTPYMKGKAHFRLAGLYYKMEQWEKAHHHYNAKEIENLNDRERQTAGEQSAECLVNMKDYLKAADEFKQLYKVEAYEKKRPHYLVRIGETTLLAGRNADAYVIFNKVNSEYAKTEHSSRCYFNMGDYEQNKTLNYDLAMSYYDSSYIARSISEYAQKARDRRNALRRLVSMREKNEDILQSKDSIPDMKSFFKNEFMIAELFLLKLSEADSAVARLTNVIEKSDDTASVMRAAYARAFIYDEFLHDPDTAEELYKEIIEKYPNTDYAKQAQVNLGMNVTMKTQEDEARDRYMAAESLWTVASEMPASKMDLVDSAYANAFAAFDSVYKEYPQTQSGIQALYMKAIYFQMTPDRMDSAVAIYRDLRDKHGTTAWGKRAAYVLNTRLTTTDDDIARLRKRTAQTIESLDKKSAKYYEELNAKPEEKKADIISKEDEILENTYNSMYDFE from the coding sequence ATGTTCCGTGGTCGTTTTTTAGCTTTATTTTTGCTTGCCGCTTTGATTGAAGGCTGCACTTGCTGCGCCTACTTGAACCATATGTTCAATGCAGAACGGCTCTATGACGAAGCGACCGAACTCCGCCAGGCTCGTCTGGATAGTGTTCCCGACGAAACCATGTCTTACCCGAGTGGCGAAGAATCTCAGAAATACGAAAAAGTCATCGAAAAAGGCTCTCGTGTTCTTGAACGTTTCCCTAAGAACAAGACGCGTACTGCCGAAGCTGTTTTCCTCATTGCCGAATCTTACAGGCACAAGTCCGACTGGCCCAAGGCAATTACCAAGTATGACGAATACGAACGCTACTTTGCCGATAACGATTCCATGCGAGCTGTGGAATACCAGCGTGCTTACTGCCTCTACCGCAACCAGGAATTCAATATCAGCCGCTTTGCGTTGGAACCTGTAGTGGCTAACAAGAACCACCCTTACTATTTCCAGGGGCTCAACTTGCTCTCTCTCTTGGACGAAAAGTCCGAGGCTCCGGAACAGGCAATTGCTGCTTTGGAGGCTGTGCTTGCCGATACGAGCGGAACGCCGTACATGAAGGGCAAGGCGCATTTCCGTTTGGCTGGGCTCTATTATAAGATGGAGCAGTGGGAAAAGGCGCACCATCATTACAATGCGAAGGAAATCGAGAATTTGAATGATCGCGAACGCCAGACGGCGGGCGAGCAGTCGGCTGAATGCCTCGTGAACATGAAGGATTATCTCAAGGCGGCTGACGAGTTTAAACAACTCTACAAGGTTGAGGCGTACGAGAAAAAGCGTCCGCACTATTTGGTGCGAATCGGTGAAACGACTCTCTTGGCTGGTCGCAATGCCGATGCCTACGTGATTTTCAATAAGGTCAATTCGGAATACGCAAAGACGGAACACTCTTCCCGCTGCTATTTCAATATGGGCGATTACGAGCAGAACAAGACGCTGAATTACGATTTGGCAATGTCCTATTACGATAGCAGTTACATTGCAAGGTCCATTAGCGAGTACGCCCAGAAAGCCCGTGACCGTCGCAATGCTTTGAGGCGCCTAGTCTCGATGCGCGAAAAGAACGAAGATATTCTTCAGAGCAAGGATTCCATTCCCGACATGAAGTCGTTCTTCAAGAATGAATTCATGATTGCGGAACTCTTTTTGCTCAAGCTTTCTGAAGCGGATAGCGCCGTAGCAAGGCTCACGAACGTTATTGAAAAATCCGACGACACCGCAAGTGTTATGCGTGCTGCGTATGCAAGGGCTTTTATCTATGACGAGTTCCTGCACGATCCAGATACCGCTGAAGAACTTTACAAGGAAATCATCGAAAAGTATCCGAATACCGATTACGCCAAGCAGGCTCAGGTAAACCTTGGCATGAATGTCACGATGAAAACGCAAGAAGACGAAGCCCGTGACCGTTATATGGCCGCCGAAAGCTTGTGGACGGTGGCGTCTGAAATGCCTGCAAGCAAGATGGACTTGGTGGATTCCGCATATGCCAATGCCTTTGCCGCCTTTGATAGCGTTTACAAGGAATACCCGCAGACGCAGTCGGGCATCCAGGCTCTTTACATGAAGGCGATTTACTTCCAGATGACTCCGGACCGCATGGATAGCGCTGTCGCTATTTATCGCGACCTTCGTGACAAGCATGGAACAACGGCGTGGGGTAAGCGTGCCGCTTACGTGCTCAATACCCGCCTCACGACAACGGATGATGACATTGCTAGACTTCGTAAGCGTACGGCTCAGACGATAGAAAGCCTTGATAAAAAATCGGCGAAGTACTACGAAGAGCTGAACGCCAAGCCTGAAGAAAAGAAGGCTGATATTATCAGCAAGGAAGATGAAATTCTCGAAAATACGTACAACAGTATGTACGACTTTGAATAG
- a CDS encoding lipopolysaccharide assembly protein LapB yields MSNPSSAPRTAAYLFLFFFFGALLAYGGFKIYNKYGPSKTVVGEIPFGLEAGTSVMNGDAPNFKADVESLPLQAQAEFRRAGELSRSGATKAAYEIYDALVLLYPNVDAAVWGEVNTLFHMDSVTETMRDRAELLMGRLMARYPNTGISFYLDSRKSLLAGNLTVAVELAKMASSRAPAIYEIRLWYAELLHKNSNLRDAANECRAAISLSSGDSQRAFELLAKVYHDDGNLDSAALVVDYALTQFPLSSELMLLRGYLAEYNGKFDVAEKTYQRILAFRPDYEKARRAMATIGEKTAPGKNGMYAGSSRDRAQVACDILAPLVERYPENLPLREAMGIAYTKAHMFDMARREFNYILKTDPDYPDIKSRLNELEQVRRAAIEEYNNGLTANLNRAVDSLRESMMPERKHDFSTKLGHYLVRYGASSQEFFKKYSASNFKQVKRFVWQETFFESPYHHTYTVVFDSLNRFREVHVVVFDSASSSNHLGVAPEIFTRLLKQNSRISGISNNTGETDCGNGVIMDAAVWETRDNFEILARIVGKPAEVRMVRLDRSTLPPTGMKLCDYMPLLMEF; encoded by the coding sequence ATGTCGAATCCTTCATCTGCGCCTCGTACTGCCGCGTACCTCTTTCTGTTTTTTTTCTTTGGGGCGCTGCTTGCGTATGGCGGATTCAAGATTTATAACAAATACGGACCATCCAAGACGGTCGTAGGGGAAATTCCGTTCGGGCTCGAAGCGGGTACTTCCGTGATGAATGGCGATGCCCCGAATTTCAAGGCCGATGTCGAAAGTCTCCCGTTGCAGGCGCAGGCTGAATTCCGCCGTGCGGGTGAACTCTCGCGTAGCGGGGCGACCAAGGCCGCTTACGAAATTTACGATGCGCTTGTGCTTCTGTATCCGAATGTGGATGCGGCGGTCTGGGGCGAAGTCAATACGTTGTTCCATATGGATTCCGTTACGGAAACAATGCGTGACCGCGCTGAACTTTTGATGGGGCGCCTCATGGCTCGTTATCCGAATACGGGTATCAGCTTTTACTTGGACAGCCGCAAGTCGCTCCTTGCAGGGAACTTGACCGTTGCTGTCGAACTGGCGAAGATGGCAAGTTCGCGCGCTCCTGCCATTTACGAGATTAGACTTTGGTACGCGGAACTCCTGCACAAGAATTCGAATTTGCGAGATGCTGCCAACGAATGCCGTGCGGCTATCAGCCTTTCTTCGGGCGATTCACAGCGTGCGTTTGAGCTTTTGGCTAAAGTCTACCATGACGATGGAAATCTGGACAGTGCGGCACTCGTCGTTGATTATGCTTTGACGCAGTTCCCGCTCTCTTCGGAATTGATGCTTTTGCGCGGTTACCTTGCCGAATACAATGGCAAGTTCGACGTTGCTGAAAAGACGTACCAGCGCATTCTTGCCTTCCGTCCCGATTACGAAAAGGCTCGCCGCGCGATGGCGACGATTGGCGAAAAGACGGCTCCTGGCAAGAATGGTATGTATGCGGGTTCCTCTCGCGATCGTGCCCAGGTGGCATGCGACATTCTTGCTCCGCTGGTCGAACGTTATCCTGAAAACTTGCCGCTACGTGAAGCCATGGGCATCGCATATACCAAAGCCCACATGTTTGATATGGCTCGCCGCGAGTTCAACTACATCCTCAAAACCGATCCGGATTACCCGGATATCAAGTCTCGCCTGAATGAACTTGAACAAGTACGCAGGGCAGCGATTGAGGAGTACAATAACGGTCTTACGGCAAACTTGAACCGCGCCGTGGATAGCCTCCGCGAATCCATGATGCCCGAAAGAAAACACGACTTCTCGACGAAATTAGGACATTATCTTGTTCGTTATGGAGCCTCTTCGCAGGAGTTCTTTAAGAAGTATTCCGCCTCTAATTTTAAACAAGTGAAGCGCTTCGTTTGGCAAGAGACTTTCTTTGAATCGCCTTACCATCATACGTACACGGTCGTTTTTGATTCGCTGAACCGATTCAGGGAAGTTCATGTGGTCGTGTTCGATTCCGCTTCAAGCTCGAATCATCTTGGTGTGGCTCCAGAAATCTTTACGCGCCTCCTCAAGCAGAATTCCCGCATTTCTGGCATCAGCAATAACACTGGCGAAACGGATTGTGGCAATGGCGTTATCATGGATGCCGCTGTCTGGGAAACCCGCGATAACTTTGAAATCCTGGCTCGCATTGTCGGGAAACCCGCCGAAGTGCGTATGGTCCGCCTCGATCGCTCGACTTTGCCCCCAACAGGCATGAAACTTTGCGATTATATGCCTCTTCTTATGGAATTTTAG